From the Methanobacterium sp. CWC-01 genome, the window TAATTAATTACCCTAACCTGATACTGTATTTAATACTGATCTATCTCTTATCCTTCCTGATTTCAAAGCTTCCTAACTATGTTGAGGCCGGGGTAATTGCAGTAGCGGTGATTTACTCATTGTACACTTTTTTCCAGGTTACCCTCATAGGCATCGGCACCCTGTTTGTGACCCTGATTGTAATTGGTATAATACGCAAGTTGCTGACCAGTGTCAGCCGGGAAGCCCTGCAGGATGATTATCCTGTTGAAAAACTAAAAGAAGGGATGATCCTGGCCCACAAGCTGTATCAGAAAAATGACGAGCTACAATGGGATGAGAAAAGTTTCTTCTCCAAAATCAAGGAAACCTTCGCTAAAAAAGATCTTACCCTGATTAACCGCCCTCCCGGAAAATTAGTAATATCTTCCCTGGCAGCAGGACTAACCGAGGATGATATAAAACTTCTTAAAAAGCTGCGAAAAGAAGGAAAAATTAAAGATGAAGTTAGAGTGAAAAGAGGAGTCCCTTTCGCCCCCTCAATTCTTATAGGTCTTATAATATCACTTTTCATTGGAGATCTGGCCTTTATAATCCAGCAACTACTCTTCAACATTTTATACTAATATGTATATATAGTTCTTTGATCATAATATTGCTTAAGGATATTAATGATAAATTATTATTGATGTGAGTACCATGGATCGTAAGGGACAGGCATCTGCAGAGTATCTTCTACTTATTGTGGTTATTTTACTGGTTATGGGATGGTTACTGGTTAACGTGTATCAACCGTCTGTAGGTGCAACTATGGACGTTTCCAAGACGTCTGATGCAAGTAACGCGGTGAATAGTATTGCAGATGCTGCAAATCTAGTATATGCTAATGGTCCTGGTGCGAAACGAACTTTGAATGTTTATATTCCGTCTCCAGGAAGTATTATTGCCATAAATGATATCGATCCTAAGGTTATTGGAATAAATTTAACCTATGCTGATGGCAGCAATAAATTTGTAAATGCCAGTACAGATTACAATACCACTATTAATACCATAGCCCCTACTGATCCCAATGATCACTGGTACAAAGTAACGATAGAATGGTTGCAGAACACCAAACAAATATCCATCATTATCAACGGAACCGCTTAACACCACATTTCAATAGAACTTCTATAACTTCAATGAGGCAGCCCATGGGTATTTTCAGCAAATTCGGAGAATTAATAATTAATTTTTTCACTCTTATTGGAGACTCAATTTTCGCCCTTCTCCATCTACCGGGAAGGATCAGAAAAATCGACCGGGAAGAAGTTAAAGAAAAGATCAAGACCGAAGAGATCAAGGCCAAAATAAAAGAAACTCCAAAACGGGCCGAATCTATGGCTCGTGATCTTAAAACCACCACCAAATCCAGAGCCGATACTCCTCATAAAGAATCTGATGACACCCTTCTAATTTCCATGCCCTTCACTTCGGAAGAAAAAGAAAGAACAGTTTTTTTACTCCAAATAGTTTCTGCTGGCTATCTTGTAGTTTCGATGCTCTACCTTTTCAACTTTTTCTCATTTATTATTTACCTTATAATATCGGCTTTATTGGCAGGTTACGTTATCTACGTTTTATTCAAGAAGGTAAAATTAATGTATGGTCCCGATTTCCCGGCCTATCGTGACTTTTTCTTGATGTACATTTTGGTTGGTATAATACTGGTCCTAGTTGGCACCAACTCCTACTTCGTCATGGCCTTCTCCTTCCAGTTTTTCCCATCTCTTTCCATACTAATATTTGCTTTAGTTGCTGTAGCAGTTGTATTTTTAATATTCCGAATTAGATATTCCCGGGATTTTACATTTGGCAAGGTAGTGGAATCCGGAGAAAATACTGCCTATGTAAAGGTGGACTACGACATTCGCTCCAACGTAAAACCGGACCTTTATATCGTTGACAATCATTTCGGGGCCGTGATTGGTGATGATGTTAAGCTCAAGGTTGATGATAAAATTTTAAGTGGCAGTGGTAACAAGCCAGTGAGCATCATCGCGGTCATGAAAAAGATCTAATACTTTAATGATCAAATTTTTTTTATAAATTTTTTTAGGAGTTTTTTTAAATTGCAGGAAATACCCAAAAATCATCCTCGTTATCAGTCCCTGATTTTAAGGAAAAAAATATCAGAAGCCCATAAAGCGGGTGTTCTGGCTGAATCAGGAATGATCGCCCACGGCCGGGGAGAAGCATTTGACTATTTACTAGGGGAAAAGACTATTCCTCCAGCTAAAAGGGCGATTGAAGTAGCAGCGGCTCAGATCTTATTGGCCCAAAACCCGGTTATATCAGTTAATGGTAACACTGCAGCCCTATCAGCCAGGGAAGTGATTGAGCTATCCAATAAATCTGGTGCAAAAGTGGAAATCAATCTTTTCTACCGCACCCCGGAGAGGGTGGATAAAATTAGGAGGATGCTCCATAATAGTGGCGCCCGAAAAGTTTTAGGTACTAATGATGAGGATCACCTTCACTTAAAAGGGATGGAGGGGCCTCGTTCTTTTGTCAGTGCCGAAGGGATTTACAGTGCGGATGTAGTGTTAGTCCCCCTGGAAGATGGTGACCGTGCTCAGGCCTTAATTGCCAACAACAAGGTAGTAATAACAATAGATCTGAATCCGCTGTCCCGAACAGCTCGTAGTTCTTCCATAACCATCGTGGACAACTTGGTGCGAGCCTTACCACTCCTGATACAGGAAGTGGAAAAACTTAAAGGAGAGGAACAGTACAAACTAGAAGAGATGGTGAGGAATTTTAACAACCAAGTAAATCTTAACGATTCCCTTAAAGCCATTTTAGGAAGTTACCATGCGGATGTGAAACCTTGAAGGTCCTAGGAGTAACAGGAATGCCTGGTTCGGGTAAGAGTGTTATTTCTAGGGTGGCTACTGATCTAGGAATGCGAGTGGTGCGCATGGGAGATGTAATACGTGAAGAGGCCCAAAAGAGGAATGAATCTCCAGGTTTAGTGGCGGTGGAGTTACGTCAGGAGTATGGGGAATTTATAGTGGCCCAGCGTTGTGTGGAGATTATAAAAGATTCCTTAGATAATGATGTCTCTTATCTCATTGAAGGCATTCGCAGCCCCTTTGAAGTGAGGATATTCCAGAATAATTTCCATGGTTTCAGAGTTATAGCAGTTCATTCTAAGCCAAAAACTCGATTTAAACGGTTAAAAAGAAGAAAAAGGTCCGATGACTCCTCGGATCAGGATGAGTTTATTTCAAGAGACCAGCGAGAACTTAAATTTGGGATTGGTGATGTTATAGCCATGGCAGACTATATGATAGTCAACGAAGGATCCAAAGGAAAAATAAAAAAACTGGTAAGGAGTATGCTTAAAAATGAACTGCAAAGTCAGGGCTAGAAGTCGTGTTAATCCAACAGAGGACCTTCAAAAGGTTATTCAATCCTTATCAAACGTTTTTGGATATGATGAGCTGGAGTTGGGTGAGGGTTATGTGGAAATATCTGGGGAAGTTTCTTGTCTTCTGCCCTTAAAAGAGCATCTGGAGAAAGGTCGCATTCGAGACACTGCCCGGAAAATACTACTTAAAGGAAGATCTCCCGGGGAGATAAACTTTAAACTAAGTAAACAGGCGGCCTATGTGGGTAAAGTGAATCTGGTGGAGAATGAACTTTCCTCACTGGGGGAAATAGATGTTACTATCATGGCCGAAGATATTGATGAAGTCATTGACTGGCTGTGTGAGAAAGAAGAAGATTGATCAGATTATTAATTTGATTTCCATAAATGAAACTCTATTTATCTTCCAATGTGGCTCTTTTGACGATTAATTGGCCACTATCCACCTGCCAGATCTTTTCAGATTCCTGAATTATAACCTTTTTCTTGAAAATCGGACCATCCAAGGTGAGAGTTTCAGCTTCTCCACCCTCGAAGGCCAGGTGTATGCCGTATTTTTCATGCAGGACTTGGAGTTCATCCAGGGTTTTATGGTTGATTTCACGACCCAGCCAAGTTTCGTCCAAACCTTCAGCAGCCACTGCAGTTATAATTACCTGGAATCCCAGCTTGATGATCTCTTCCATATATTCTTTAGGATCCCGTTGCCAGTGCGGTGCCACCGAGTCCAGGCCTAGTTCCTGACAAATGCCATCTATACGTGACTTTTGATAAGTGGAGGATAATGCACCGGAGAATATAGCCTCTATGCCATTGTCTTTGAGGTCCTGTAGGACTCGCTGCAGATCCTTTAATTCTTCCTCCTTATTTCCAGGGGTATCAATACTAAGTAGTGGTATATCCAAAGCTTCTGATAGTATGCTATCAAGGTGTATGTTGGGCACATGGAACATGTATGAATGGGGGTTCCTAGAATGGATGGATACCAGATATTTAACTTCCCAACCCATCTCCTGGGCCTTATAAACGGCAAGGGTACTGTCTTTACCACCAGAAAATAGAACAGCTGCCTTCATACGATTTCCTACTCTTTCTTAACTTTATTCCGGAAGCCCTGCCAGCTTTGCAGAATGGTGTCAATGAATACTCCGGCTAGACCAACTAAAACCCCCAAAAATCCGCAGAAGAGTATTAAGTTGGACTGGCTAGGCAATACCTCTTGGATCCACGCTACATCATCCTCTAGGGGCCCCTTAACATCAATAACCACCGCCTGTAGTTGGGGCATTTTCTCCGCCACTATATCGACCTGTGAGGGATCCACAGTTACCTGAACCTTCACAATGCTGTAGGTTACATCTATTCCACTCACCAACATTATCCAGTCCTTCAGATTTTGTATAGTTGAGGGGGGGTCTGCTCCCGGGGTGGTACTTACCTGGATGGTGTCATTGGCCTCCACCTTCAAGGCAGTGATGTTGGGATTCGAAGTAGATGCACGAGATTCCAGATCACGCACCCAATTTGAGGGTATCGGACTAGTTTTTAAGGTTATGCCTACAGTTTCAACCCCCTGAACACCTTCCAAACTCTTTATGTCAGCAATGACTTTGTTTACGTCCACATCTGTAGATATATTGGCCTCAATTATTTCGGGGCTGTCACTGGTTGACTGTTGGAAACTACGAACCATGCCTGGTATGTCGTTGAAAACAGGAGATATGAAGAAGGCCCCTCCGATAATACCCACCACAAAGCCCAGGGCTACCACAAATAAGAGATTTTTTTTACCGATTAGTGGGGTTAAAAGGGCAGTGGAAAATACGAAGGCCAAAAGAAGGAAAAACAGAATGATCATTATGATGACGGCGAGGGTTCCCATGGTCTAATCTCCACTAGTTGCATTGATCTCAGAGTAATAATATAATTTCGCTAGGTCTCTTTGACTATTCTACCTGAGGTTAGGTCAATGTAGAGAGTCTTAGAAGTAGAACCAAGCTTGGAAAGAGGAACTTTCCAGACTGCTATGGTAATTCCATCAATTACAATGGTTTCTTGTACTGGATCTCCGGCCGTGTAACCCGGTCTAGCCTGAATGGCAATATTTTTTGCCTGCTCTGCTGTGAGCTGGACAGTGACGTTACTGGTGCCATTGGCGGGGTTAGTGGTATTTCCAGTGGATTGATCATAGGGCATGTTTATTATACTGGGCGTTGATAAGGAGGTGTTGTTAAATTCGGCATCCGGCTGGGGTGTAATGGGGTTGAATACATAAATCAGAAGAAGCACCACCACCACTGCAACTACGATGAGTGCCTTTTTTTCCCAACCATCTCCCAGATCCATGTTCTAGTCCCTCAACGAAGTATAATAGTTCTCTTTAAGAATTGAAACTTTTAGTATAAAAAATATTCCATGTCAGTGGGGCTGGTGCTTATACATCCTCAAATTTTACGGCGCCATTCTGGTTGTATACCCGGTATTTATGGCCACTGGTCATGGTCTTGGAATCTATCTTTGATGGGATCAGTTTAATGTCTATGTTTTTACCCTGATAAACCACAGTCAGATAGCCGGTACTGTTGTTAACCGTAGCGGTGATATCAGGATCAGCGGGAATAGTCATGTTAGAGGAATATCCATTGCCATTGATATGCACACTGTTTATGTTGTTGGCTATTTTTTCGCCTACTATGCGGGCTTCAGCTAAGCTAGCCGTTTCAGTTTTTTCCATCCCACTGCTTACTAAGCTAACCATTCCCCCGAAGATTACCAGTGCCACTAGGGTAATAAACAGTAATTCGGCACTTGCTAATCCTTTTTGATCTAGGGCCATTTTATCACACTTTAATTACCATAACTCTTACTTAAATCGAAGAAAGTCATGTAGAAGTCGGAAAGGTAGAATGTTACTCCCAGTGGATCGGCAATGTCTGCATTGCCTATTTTAATTTCCGATCCGATCACTAAAGGTGTCTTAAAATACTCATGATCCAAGCGAGACACCTCAATATTACCACCATGATTCTCATTAAGAGGGTCTCCAAGGATGAAGGTACTCATTTTCACTTTAGGATCTGATGTGGAACTGTTGGTGTTGTTCTCTAGGCGGTCAAAGAAGGAGAGTCCATAGGGATCGTTGAAGTAGTAACAACGGGGAGTGATGTTACTGGGGTTATCGGTACCGTTCCAGCAGTACCACAGTTCATATAGGCGGTCTTCTTGCTTGTCCACAGCAATATCAAAGCTGTAGGAATGTCCATAGGAAGGTGGTATAGAAGCTGCTAATCCATTGGAAGTATAGTAGGGATAGCTGTAGATAGTATTACTGGTTCGGTATTTAGTGTTTATCCACACGTAAGGATCTTCCAGTCCCTGGATTGAAACATAAGAGGATATAGGCGGTGTGTAGAAAACGACATCCCGGTCCTTTTGAGCTACACGTATTGGTATACCTCCCTTAATGTTTACGTAAAATCCAAAAGGATCAGCTTGGGTTATGGTTACATTGTTGTTATCAAACGTAACGTTGGTGTAATTATTAATGGGAATATTGTTTATGGAGATCTCTCGCCCAGTTTCAGCCTCCAAGTTTTGACATAGAGTGATTATCTGTAAGTTAAGTGATGCTACAGTGAGATTACGAATATATTCTTTACTATTCGCCCCATTGGCACTTTTTGCGAAAAATTTATTGTCGTCAATGACTTTACGGGTAGCATTATAGGCACTGTTTCTACCCGCATCGGCACCGGACTTTTCCATGGTTTGGATGATGTTTGCAGCGGTCGTGTAGCTAACGTCACCCCCTATGGTAATATCCGAAACTATGTTAATCTCGTTTAAGATATTTCCGTAGGCCACTGCTATGATGATCACCGGCACAATCAGCAGAAATGACATGGGAGAGAAAACATATCCTTTTTCGTCCATTTTTCTTTTCCTCCTATCCTCTCCATAGATCTATTCTCACCGGCATGGCATTGGGCAGGTTACCTGTGAATAATGCCTCGGTTTGAATTTTTGGGTCATTTGGATCTAATATAATTCCACTTTTGGCCAGTTCATCCACCAATTCTTGTCTAGCATTGTCTTTTGCAGTCTGAGCGTCATTGGCATATGATGCAGTCCATACGTTAGCTAAAAATTCAGGATACAAAATGGCAACTCTAGTTCCAGAGAAGATCTCAGCATTACCATTCCAATCACCGGACTCCCAATAATTACTTGGCCCTGTGACGGTAACCCTAATGCGGTAATTATTTCCAGTTTTTAGTGTGTAATTATTGGCAGGGCCACTGGTTAGGATATGATAACCACGACTAGCATCCTCATAACCTAGATCGACTACGAATGGTACACTGTTACTGTCATACAGGGTTCGCCAAGTAGTAGAAGTTCCAGTAGTAATCTGCACCCTTAAGTGTCTAGTATCAGTTCCTGTTCCCACGAAAAGATAAGCTTTTTTAGCTCCTTCTGCAATTGTAAATGTTCTAGCATAATCGCCAGTAGTGTAACTATTATCACTATCCTGATAATTGCTAAATTGGAATGTACGCCAGTCGATGGGCAATCTGGTGTATGTGACTCTTGCGTAACAGTTAACCAGCCCCACTAAGTCATAGTCGTTTCCAGGCGCTAAATCCCAAATAGTGATGCGAACTTTATTGTTCCCCTTTTTGAGCAGATTAGTGGTGGCAGGGTTGGAAGATGAACTTCCAAGGAAAATAATTCCCGGAATGTTACCGTATCCATCACTTACAGCAGTGTAATCCTTTCCTTCAAAGTCGAATGAACAGAACGCAGTAACCCACTGAGTACCATTCCAAACCTCAATCATTGCATTATCCACTGCCCCGTAGGTATTTAAAACTAAATAAGAATCTAATAACTTAACATTTGCATCGTCTGGTATGTTAATATCAGTAACCACACTTACCGCGGAAGCTGGATCGCTTATACTTCTAGTATCATCATATGTGTCGTCAGCAATAGCAAATGGCACACCATCATCATAATTATCAAGAACGTTATGGTTTGCTTCAAAGGCACTCCAAGACATTACCCTCCTATCGTAAATACTGGTCACAGTGCCTGTATTCAAATCGTACTGGCGACCGTATTCGTTAGCTATACCATCACCATCCAAATCTTGGGCACTTGGAAATGCCAGGCCTGCTGTATCAGGGAATGTGAAATTTAAAGGAGGCATAACTCCACTTGGTACTTGTATAGTCGTGGAATAATTTCCAATTAAGGCAAACCAAGGCATATCATATCTGGGTGGATTATAACCTGCAGAGGTAATATTTAAAAATTGAAGATAGAAACTACCCGATTGTAATTCAGCAGCAGTAATATTCCCGCGATAATTGTACATTCTTTCATTGCTTCCCGGCCGAACGTTTAAAAATGTGTATTGATTCGGGGAAGCTATGTGAGATCCTCCCAGAGAAAGATTAGATCCAAAAGGAAGGCCTCCTGACCTATTGTCAGCACCTACCAGGTACTGTGCTCCATAAAGAGTGGATCCTGGAGGTATAGAATAGGATATGGAAACAGGTTGGTTAATATTTTGCTGACTACCCCAATAGTTACGCCCATAGAGCTGGTATGAACTCCAAGGCTCAAAGTTAGTCAGCCAGTTGTGGAAGTTCCACATGGTGGTGGTCACGTTAACCGTCTGGTCCTCAAGTGTTGCCTCTTCCAGCTTGTACCAGGCCCGGCCCATCCAACCTTCACGGGGGCCAGATATGACTTTCACCCTGGTAGTAATATCATTGGTAGTTAAAATACCCTTATTATCAGTTAATGATGGATTAGTCCCTATAGTAAGTTTGTAAGCCACATCTGATGGTACTAAATTATTCATAGAATCTTCTATCACAAACTCAGCACCAGCGGTATCACCTTCCGCATATTTCACTGCCGCAGCGTAGAGGGTTCCATCATTCTGCATGGCTTCCAGGGCATCCTCGGCCAAAACTTCCAGGTGCTGGTGTTCGGAGCCCATGTAAGTGGGTAACATGTAATAAGTGGCTATGGATGCGGTGAATACGATCAATATAACCAGAGCCAGTGTTGCATCCATTGTGAATATAAAACCCCTGTCATCCATTCAAATCACCTTAACCATACGAAAAATTCCACTCTGCAAGGCTGTCTATTGCCTCCTTCTGGATTAACTGCAGACTCTGGAGTTCCTTTAGGCACTTGTATAATGTATACATTCATTTTATCAGTGGGACTACCCTCTATCATCAATACCACCGAGTTGGGTAGCAAATTTGACTCATTTTTCAAAATCGTGTTTCCCTTATCGTCTACAATAGGGATCTGTTTGACCACCAGAACCGTCCCACTGCGGAAATCAGTGGGGTAAACTACATCATAACCATTGATCGTCACCCATCCGGATGTCACCGTGGTGGGACCCACACTTTCCAGGTAGATCCAATAATCAAAGGCTTCATTATAAGCTACATTAGTCATAAAAACATTTGGAGGGCTACTTACCGGATTAGACTTACCAGTGGCCCTTATATTAATTCCCTCAGACACAATTTCAAATTCAGAGTAAAGAACAGTTCGTTCTATGCGCACCACGTCTTCGGCAGTGATACTATCAGCAGAAGTAATAGTAGGGGTGCTACTTATGTTTTTAACATTAGTGCCTGTCTCCAAGTAAGACATGGAAAAGAAATAACCGTATTCGCTTCCTAGCAAGTTCTGTATATACGGTGATTTCACCGCACCTACCTTGTAGGGCGACAGCACATTTTGTATGGGCATCTGTTTGGTTAGATCATATCTTGCCAAACCTGCTACCGGTGGAGTAGTATTGGACTGTTCCCAGTTGTAGGGATCACCAGAAGTTTCCAGTAGGGTGTCCAGGGTATCAGCAGCTACTCTCTCGGTAGACCCTCTGAAGACTGTGTCCTCCATCTGATAGTACATGTTATCCATATCAGCCGCGACTACTCCTAATAAAATAGTAAGTGGTATTAAAGCTAGTAAAAGGTCAAGTGATAAAGCATAACCACGTGAATCCCGATCGAGTAGGCCCAATATTACAATCTCCTTACGTTATGATTTACTATAGTATATCTTATATACATAAAGGAGGATATATATGTTTGCTTGTAGAAGGACATATATGTCTCTGAAGACAATAATCTTATTACCCAATATCTAAAATTTATTACTAAGGGTGGTGTGAACTCACCATAATTTTAATAGAAAGAGGAATCATAATTAAAATAAAAAAAATTGATCCACATGAATGATAGAGGACAGATTTCAGCGGAATACATTCTGATGCTGGGTTTTTTAATC encodes:
- a CDS encoding DUF2101 family protein; translated protein: MRQPMGIFSKFGELIINFFTLIGDSIFALLHLPGRIRKIDREEVKEKIKTEEIKAKIKETPKRAESMARDLKTTTKSRADTPHKESDDTLLISMPFTSEEKERTVFLLQIVSAGYLVVSMLYLFNFFSFIIYLIISALLAGYVIYVLFKKVKLMYGPDFPAYRDFFLMYILVGIILVLVGTNSYFVMAFSFQFFPSLSILIFALVAVAVVFLIFRIRYSRDFTFGKVVESGENTAYVKVDYDIRSNVKPDLYIVDNHFGAVIGDDVKLKVDDKILSGSGNKPVSIIAVMKKI
- a CDS encoding A24 family peptidase C-terminal domain-containing protein encodes the protein MYLPIPLLTTIIAILACFYASYTDITRGIIPNRLTFPLIGLGIVLNGFYAFFIGELWYLILGLIITGAIFGLGYLFWKMGAWAGGDVKLFTALAALLPFYPALITYPVLNYTFPLVAAYPFPLTVIINSILSMLPFLLIYVLFVAMRTKPHLVGELLSPLKEWQKNLVTTLLITAAVTISVLIVQLINYPNLILYLILIYLLSFLISKLPNYVEAGVIAVAVIYSLYTFFQVTLIGIGTLFVTLIVIGIIRKLLTSVSREALQDDYPVEKLKEGMILAHKLYQKNDELQWDEKSFFSKIKETFAKKDLTLINRPPGKLVISSLAAGLTEDDIKLLKKLRKEGKIKDEVRVKRGVPFAPSILIGLIISLFIGDLAFIIQQLLFNILY
- a CDS encoding peptidase, whose protein sequence is MDLGDGWEKKALIVVAVVVVLLLIYVFNPITPQPDAEFNNTSLSTPSIINMPYDQSTGNTTNPANGTSNVTVQLTAEQAKNIAIQARPGYTAGDPVQETIVIDGITIAVWKVPLSKLGSTSKTLYIDLTSGRIVKET
- a CDS encoding 4-phosphopantoate--beta-alanine ligase — encoded protein: MQEIPKNHPRYQSLILRKKISEAHKAGVLAESGMIAHGRGEAFDYLLGEKTIPPAKRAIEVAAAQILLAQNPVISVNGNTAALSAREVIELSNKSGAKVEINLFYRTPERVDKIRRMLHNSGARKVLGTNDEDHLHLKGMEGPRSFVSAEGIYSADVVLVPLEDGDRAQALIANNKVVITIDLNPLSRTARSSSITIVDNLVRALPLLIQEVEKLKGEEQYKLEEMVRNFNNQVNLNDSLKAILGSYHADVKP
- a CDS encoding AAA family ATPase, with product MKVLGVTGMPGSGKSVISRVATDLGMRVVRMGDVIREEAQKRNESPGLVAVELRQEYGEFIVAQRCVEIIKDSLDNDVSYLIEGIRSPFEVRIFQNNFHGFRVIAVHSKPKTRFKRLKRRKRSDDSSDQDEFISRDQRELKFGIGDVIAMADYMIVNEGSKGKIKKLVRSMLKNELQSQG
- a CDS encoding TIGR00289 family protein, producing the protein MKAAVLFSGGKDSTLAVYKAQEMGWEVKYLVSIHSRNPHSYMFHVPNIHLDSILSEALDIPLLSIDTPGNKEEELKDLQRVLQDLKDNGIEAIFSGALSSTYQKSRIDGICQELGLDSVAPHWQRDPKEYMEEIIKLGFQVIITAVAAEGLDETWLGREINHKTLDELQVLHEKYGIHLAFEGGEAETLTLDGPIFKKKVIIQESEKIWQVDSGQLIVKRATLEDK
- a CDS encoding RNA-binding domain-containing protein, yielding MNCKVRARSRVNPTEDLQKVIQSLSNVFGYDELELGEGYVEISGEVSCLLPLKEHLEKGRIRDTARKILLKGRSPGEINFKLSKQAAYVGKVNLVENELSSLGEIDVTIMAEDIDEVIDWLCEKEED